aattatgcaaagtagaaatatgaacatgctgccaaaaaacccagaaaaaataaatgaaagcaaacacaagGTTGGAGCCGCATGTAGACGAGCAAAGTGCGCCGACTTTGTTCAACATTACTCGGCAACAGGGAAAGTGAGGCAggttgcactggtgcatttgtgacagcttcacttgaAATGCCTCCACCGCATCATACATGCCATGTCCATGAACTGACAGGTTTCCTTGCTGAGCTCAAACTCTGTTGAGAACTTTTCCCCAACTCAGCCAGCGGACCTCTGTATGATGAGGAATGTTGGCAAACTCTGAATCTATTTCccacataaaagactgaaattgacGCTGATTTAAACCTTTAGCTCAGATCAAATTTACGGTCTGTGTTACGGTGATCATTACATGCTCCATTTTTAGGACTTTACCACACAGCCTTTCCTGGTGTGTGATGCAGTGATGTGCTGTTAACTCACCGTACAGTTCTCCTGCATCTTTACTAGATCCTACATCCTGCACAACACCAGCGCTCCATCTGTTGTCCCAGGGCAGTTTCATGTCGGTTACACTTTGAAATACCTTTTCAAACATGTCTTTTCCTGTCGTTGTCCCGTGCATTGATTTAATGTTCAATATTTACACTCCACGGATGAAGATGGTCAGCTGTGCAATGTCCATCATGTCTGTACTTTCATCCACAGCAAGAGAGTATGCAATGAAGGTTTTGCTTCTTTCACACAACTGTGTTCTTAAATCAGTGGCCATCTCACCAACCCGATCAGCAATCGTATTTCTGCTcaggctcacatttgccaaGATCTGCGTTTTGTCTGGACACAAGACGTCGCACAGCTTCATCATGCAGCTCTTCAGAAACTCTCCCTCGGTAAATGGCCGGGCTGATTTGTCTCCTCTGCTACAATAGAACttgctttcacaacagcttcagcttcgtctgctgaattggtaaatggcctgtatttgtaaagcgctttactagtccctgaGGACCCCATATCACCGGGGcatgcataacaataataataaatctatataaaatgatcttgcGGGCCATAAAATGTTATTCCACAACTTAGACAGCCCCAttactcacactcacacatacatatagggctgTGGGGGTGGACACACTATACAGCGTCCAGCCTCACCTCTGGCGCCACCTCtgaattttaaatgcatgtaaaCATTGAGGGTTCTCAAGAGGGGCCGTGCTGACACtcgctgctctctggcaggaagCCATGCCCTGCCATGTTTTAAAAGCACTTTAGAACAggacacagcaacactacacatgagcgggtggagggaggtttggggtcttcgTACACCTCTGGTGGGCCTGGGGCTCTGGTAACAGGTTTGAACGTAGGAGCGTTAGGATTTAAAACGCCCAAACGCCCCTGCTCTCGTTCTAAATACGAATTCATTCCATCAGATTTACCATTAACCGCACTTGAGACTCGGGACATTtcagaaacttttaaaacattcacctctgctgctgaagctgctaTTTCAGTTTCTAAGTCAAGCAgctcctttcttttcttaagcTGTGTTTCTTGTTCTTCCAAAGCATGCTTTTCTTTCAACAACCTCTGTCGAACAAGAAGGGCAGCCATGTCAGCTTCTGCCATTATGCGTGCTGAcaaggcagatgaaaccattgAGCCACTGAGTGATGATTTACTTTTCCTACAACTTCTGCTTGCAACATTAGAGACGCTATCACTTGGATTAACATCATCTATCGCAGCACCTTTACCAACATTCCCGGTGTGCCTAGAAGCACCAGAACCATTTCCAGCAGGTAATACATCAGAAGACTCAACACCAGGTGGATTTAAATGTGGCAAATCAAGCTCAGACACCTGATTTTTGCTCTGAGGGTTTCCCTTTGCATCACGAAGCCATTTCTTTATCTCTTCCACAAACTCAGTATTATGTGCTTTCACACTTATAAACCAAGCAGTTTGTTTCTCTTGCTCTTCTTGAGGAAGCAAAGGAAGCAAGGTTTCATGCAGACGAGTTGCCTCATTAAGCAACACAGACAAATTCTCTAACTGAGCCTGAACAGTGGAAACATTATCCTCAGATTGCTTTAACTCTTTAATAATTTTTACgacctttttaattttattaatcttAGTATGACGTTCTGTTTGCAGCCTTTCAATCTGATTCTCCAAAGCCTTAGCAGTCGATTTCGgctgtcttttctttccatcCACATCACCACATTGTATTAATTGGTGTGTCTCCATTTTTCttcaaaacattacaaaatCCAAACGCTGAACTGCACCTATGCCACACAGCCTCATCCCAACACATCAACTTGATGACATTCCCTTCAATCAACCTTGGACACACACAATTAACAGGAGCAATATCCCCCTCTATCTGCCTATTAAACCTAACTAACTCAACCTAGTCTTCTGTACATACTAGCGGTGGGTATTTATGTACCTCCATACCGTCAGCTGTGAGGAAGACAAACTGTCTTAAACACAAACTGCGGCGGTACTCCCAAGCCAATGGCTTCAGCCGCCTGATGCACAATAACTAGAAAGCAAATCAGTACAACGCCTTGTGCAGCTGTACTGCTGAAACCTAACAGGGGAATAAGACTCCTGAAAGAAATCTGTATTGTGTAGCCAAAGGCTTAATCTAAAAGCTGCGTGGACAAAGGCAACAGCAAACCATAAGACTCTCACCAACAAAACTCATCTATATATAAACAATCCAATAAAACCTATAAACTTTTCTGTTGACAATTTGTTGTGGCTCTTCCAACTATGGCCGTGGCAGGCTAAACATGAGGATACAGATGACGCgcaacaataaaagcataaaatacacttctgtaccatttgcttcttttattcCACATGCAGCTGTCCAATATACAAATCAGCACGTGGGAttaaccagaggtgtggactcgagtcacatgacttggactcgagtcagactcgagtcattaattttatgactttagacttgacttgaaaaaatgttctaagacttgtgacttgacttggacttttacaccaatgacttgggacttgaattggactttaaccggtttacttgaaaagacttgatattttaccccaaatataaaatttaacatgcatattatatagagattgaaaatgtgacgtcattcacgggtagaaccgcaaaggattctgggaactcgtggcaagaggtactagcgcacacagactttcaattgaaatcagttatacagcgataaaaagaaacacaaaaatgtcaagaagctgttgtattattactgcaatagccggtcgcatgacagccacgggaagccgacgggtaaagagatcggttgttatcggattacgtcgttgaagagaaattgttcgagccatgtttccgaagtaacaaagacgcgacggatggcctggattgcagccattcaaagaccaaatataacgtcccagaaccctccagctcacaggttagtctgctccaagcatttccacacaggtcagtctgctgttgtagttaatgcgtcatttttcttaacataattggtgatataggttacaagcaagtctggcgctgaacagaaattgtcgcgctatgctcctttgtttattgtgcataaatagtgaattgtcctgacacaatattgcgtttcgcttctgttattatggtacattgacaaaacatatacttttttcacaggataaaacaggttttttgtatcactaattgcccagtacaattacagcatacaatattattgtcactgctacatttctgtgatgggtaccagaaattatttccactactaattaattaccgttgagctcaaaggtcctattaataaacggttaaggaatgtaaatttatgacgacgatttgtgagactggtaaacttatgatatgtacgatggtctttcgttctacactgtgcgtttcaaggtcctgcacccatctgtcGGTAAACTNNNNNNNNNNNNNNNNNNNNNNNNNTACTTGATATCTTCAGTGGCACAGGAGACGAGTGGACATCATATTTCTTGCAATGATGCAATAAATGACTTTGCCTCTAGAAAAACTAGAAAACAGGGCAAagaagagggaggagaaaaGTAGAGTTATGTTTGATTCCTAAACCGTGTTTGATATCTTGTTTTGGGAAGCTCAGGTAGATATTATTGGCTCATCATTCAAACCCTTTTTACTGCAGACAGGCACAGTGCAATACTCATTACACAGAATTTAAAACTCTGACATTTTACTTGATGCCAGAAGGAGAGGTCCTGAGGGTccgtttttaacattttaaaaaagcaagactttaaaaaatatgtacaaGTTTAGATATAGATACAGTCACCTCATATAATCAAATTTCAAAATCAAGCTGCAAACAAAAGGCTAATGACCACACATTAAATGAATCAGTAATTAAGTGCCAGTGACATCATGTTAAATGATCCTGATTTCATTTTAGGTACTTTAGGTGAAGTCTGATGCTCAAAGCTTTGCAGATTAATTACAAAGTAAGTTGATTGAGGAGGATCGTGACTTTATTTGTTTAGCCAGTTTCAAAGGTCAATTTATTAAATTCTTTTAATTCTTCGAGTTTAATTCTGGTTTATTTTAAGGACAATAAATGTTTTGGCTATATATGTTTACTTTATAGAAGATAATGAAATCTTGAAAATAAATTTATGACAGTTTGAGTCATGGATAAAACATGGCTGATGACATCGTCAGTTCATCTTTAATGAtacaatttacatttttaatataaaaatttaaatatccAAAAGTGTTTCATGTAAAATGGATCAATTAAAGGAGAGTCACTGAGGAGCAAAGGCACCACATAGCAGAACAATTTTCCACAAAGAAAAGACATCTCACCTTTTTAATGTAAACATGTTATGTTCAGGTAGATCGTGTACATTTGGTCtaaaaatgtggttttttttcccaacacATTTACTTCTTTGAAAGGTCTTCAACGAGAAATTTCTCATTTGCCAAAAGGCTTTCATAGAAGACGTCTTTGCAGGCTGCACTGGCTTTCAGGGGACCACTGTAGAGCTCCCTCATCCTGTCCTGAGAGGTAGGCAGAGCTCTAATTTTGTCATATTGTTCTTGGTCGATAACTTCCTTGTCTTGGAGCTCATCCAAAATGGGTGCGATGTTGCTCACTCTCTGGATCAGCTGGACTCTGTGTTTATCCACAAAATgctttcctggagaaaaaaggaaagaaatgacaataaaagtttACGGTTGTTTAtcatgtgaacattttattagCTTTATTCTCAGCTTTCAtaacaaaatgctttaaaaaaatcacacttatttcataattaaaattaattaaatgttaaaaatagaacataaatgatgtcTGTAGGAGCCATATGAGTTGTTCCTTTTTGACTAAGTGGGTTGGTTTAAATGGACTCACTGTATTGGTGCACAGGCGTGTGGGGCGTGTTTCATGGGTGTGGTAGATGATAAATGTGGTTGCACTAACCTGTTTACAGCACCTGATGTTGATGAGCAGAAAGGTAAGGTGAGCatgaggcaaaactttctgtTGACCGCAGCTTGAAtgattttgatgtattttaactGGAACTTGATGGtttatgtgtatttatgcaCTAATTGATGCCATAGGCCAAGTTGTAGTTTGGTATAGTAGTTAGTGCAGTTCTTTGTGAGTAGcagttatttgtttgtgcagtctgtgcatttgtttaatagttaaTCCCACGTGCTGATTTGTATATTGGACAGCTGCATGTGgaataaaagaagcaaatggtacagaagtgtattttatgcttttattgttgcGCGTCATCTGTATCCTCATGTTTAGCCTGCCACGGCCATAGTTGGAAGAGCCACAACAAATTGTCAACAGAAAAGTTTATAGGTTTTATTGGATTGTTTATATATAGATGATTTTATTGGTGAGAGTCTTATGGTTTGCTGTTGCCTTTGTCCACGCAGCTTTTAGATTAAGCCTTTGGCTACACAATACAGATTTCTTTCAGGAGTCTTATTCCCCTGTTAGGTTTCAGCAGTACAGCTGCACAAGGCGTTGTACTGATTTGCTTTCTAGTTATTGTGCATCAGGCGGCTGAAGCCATTGGCTTGGGAGTACCGCCGCAGTTTGTGTTTAAGACAGTTTGTCTTCCTCACAGCTGACGGTATGGAGGTACATAAATACCCACCGCTAGTATGTACAGAAGACTAGGTTGAGTTAGTTAGGTTTAATAGGCAGATAGAGGGGGATATTGCTCCTGTTAATTGTGTGTGTCCAAGGTTGATTGAAGGGAATGTCATCAAGTTGATGTGTTGGGATGAGGCTGTGTGGCATAGGTGCAGTTCAGCGTTTGGATTTGTaatgtttttgaagaaaaatggAGACACACCAATTAATACAATGTGGTGATGTGgatggaaagaaaagacagcCGAAATCGACTGCTAAGGCTTTGGAGAATCAGATTGAAAGGCTGCAAACAGAACGTCATACTaagattaataaaattaaaaaggtcGTAAAAATTATTAAAGAGTTAAAGCAATCTGAGGATAATGTTTCCACTGTTCAGGCTCAGTTAGAGAATTTGTCTGTGTTGCTTAATGAGGCAACTCGTCTGCATGAAACCTTGCTTCCTTTGCTTCCTCAAGAAGAGCAAGAGAAACAAACTGCTTGGTTTATAAGTGTGAAAGCACATAATACTGAGTTTGTGGAAGAGATAAAGAAATGGCTTCGTGATGCAAAGGGAAACCCTCAGAGCAAAAATCAGGTGTCTGAGCTTGATTTGCCACATTTAAATCCACCTGGTGTTGAGTCTTCTGATGTATTACCTGCTGGAAATGGTTCTGGTGCTTCTAGGCACACCGGGAATGTTGGTAAAGGTGCTGCGATAGATGATGTTAATCCAAGTGATAGCGTCTCTAATGTTGCAAGCAGAAGTTGTAGGAAAAGTAAATCATCACTCAGTGGCTcaatggtttcatctgccttgTCAGCACGCATAATGGCAGAAGCTGACATGGCTGCCCTTGTTCGACAGAGGTTGTTGAAAGAAAAGCATGCTTTGGAAGAACAAGAAACACAgcttaagaaaagaaaggagcTGCTTGACTTAGAAACTGAAAtagcagcttcagcagcagaggtgaatgttttaaaagtttctgaAATGTCCGAGTCTCAAGTGCGGTTAATGGTAAATCTGATGGAATGAATTCGTATTTAGAACGAGAGCAGGGGCGTTTGGGCGTTTTAAATCCTAACGCTCCTACGTTCAAAACCTGTTACCAGAGCCCAGGCCCACCAGAGGTGTAcgaagaccccaaacctccctccacccgctcatgtgtagtgttgctgtgtccTGTTCTAAAGTGCTTTTAAAACATGGCAGGGCATGGcttcctgccagagagcagcgaGTGTCAGCACGGCCCCTCTTGAGAACCCTCAATGtttacatgcatttaaaattcaGAGGTGGCGCCAGAGGTGAGGCTGGACGCTGTATAGTGTGTCCACCCCCAcagccctatatgtatgtgtgagtgtgagtaatgtggatgtctaagttgtggaatAACATTTTATGGCCCgcaagatcattttatatagatttattattattgttatgcatgCCCCGGCGATATGGGGTCCtcagggactagtaaagcgctatacaaatacaggccatttaccaattcAGCAGACGTTTGTCACCAGAGCAAAGCCACAAACtgaagctgttgtgaaagcaaGTTCTATTGTAGCAGAGGAGCCAAATCAGCCCGGCCATTTACCGAGGGAGAGTTTCTGAAGAGCTGCATGATGAAGCTGTGCGACGTCTTGTGTCCAGACAAAACGCAGATCttggcaaatgtgagcctgAGCAGAAATACGATTGCTGATCGGGTTGGTGAGATGGCCACTGATTTAAGAACACAGTTGTGTGAAAGAAGCAAAACCTTCATTGCATACTCTCTTGCTGTGGATGAAAGTACAGACATGATGGACATTGCACAGCTGACCATCTTCATCCGTGGAGTGTAAATATTGAACATTAAATCAATGCACGGGACAACGACAggaaaagacatttttgaaaagGTATTTCAAAGTGTAACCGACATGAAACTGCCCTGGGACAACAGATGGAGCGCTGGTGTTGTGCAGGATGTAGGATCTAGTAAAGATGCAGGAGAACTGTACGGTGAGTTAACAGCATATCACTGCATCACTCACCAGGAAAGGCTGTGTGGTAAAGTCCTAAAAATGGAGCATGTAATGATCACCGTAACACAGACCGTAAATTTGATCTGAGCTAAAGGTTTAAATCAGCGTCgatttcagtcttttatgtggGAAATAGATTCAGAGTTTGCTGACATTCCTCATCATACAGAGGTCCGCTGGTGGGCCCGAGCCACCCAAAGAGCTATCCAGTCTAATTGATTACATTATGATTGTCATTCTGCATCTTACTGAATAAAAGCTGAGCTCTGCACAGAGAGGATGAGGGAATATGTTGAGAACAAGTTTTggtatttttaactatttacttACTTGTTGGCTCTGAGCTGCTGTCTGACAGCTGCTGAGTCAGATCCGTCATCTTCATCTCCATGGTTTTCTTTACTGACTGTTGGCCATAAGCctgtaacattaaaaacactgtgTCCTGCGGGTCTGCCACCTTCAGCAACCTCCATGGGACGGCTGAGTTATATTTCCTCTTGAGGCCTTTCTTTAAGTCCATGAGCTCGCTGTCACTCAGATTCCCCAGTGTCTCTGAAAGCAGCTGAATGAGAGACTCCATCGTTTCTACCTGGCAAAAACAGAGGTCACATGACAGACATGTGCAATTCAAATGGTTGTTCCACCTCTGATTAACAGAAAATTGTTCAGTTTGTTAAAGGAAGATTCATTTTCAACATGATACTTTTCAAAGCCCGAAAATACAACTTTTCACCTCTGACCCATTTTCAGGCATGAAAGTTGTCTTTTATACTGCCATGACTGAATTTCTGCAATCCTTCTTATCCACTGCAAACCTATTGCAACTATTATATCATGATGAGATGCTGTGGGTGAGGACACGTTCAAGTGCAGCAGTAGAGACACCACAATGTTTGGAgcaggggcgattttagcccattttcgGGGGTGCtgaatgaatcaaagcacccccaaagatttcttactttttttgacaatatttgctgtttgtgtgacacactgctaaaaatataaaaagcatacagtacttggttgagacgtaacattttaacaacaaaagtatagataacccctcccccctcccaaaatggtttgttccagctccccCCTCCTCTGGCTCTGGCGCTCttgctgccagagcgatggtggctgagacgcaggGGAGTGGAGGtgtaagtgcctggcttaaaacaggacatattagctgcatttaaccttcagttgctctttatatagttaggtaggagtcaggccatgtttctttttagctgaaaaacattacaccaggcaagggcgtagatttggttttggcattggtggggacggatgattcaaccaccgaaccctgccctgtttctttttttcccctttttgtctttgcttcttgataaaagtAGAagtatacttgcctacatatgctattctacatgcttttaaactatttaaaatcacaactcatagttttatatgtgaatgatataatgttaaattactattaaacaaatgactgactaagtATTTCAGGCTTTAgttcagccatattccatataaatcaggtatcatacaaaaataaaaacagcttcaaatacagtcatgacaataaaagaatatgactttaaggacttaaaacattacttcagttatagcacaccaacatctctgatacattagcactaagggaacactgaatgacctgctggtttttgtccataaaactactcatctaagattaccacaaagtaaaagatctctcagcaagattatgcaacattttaggcactatTGCCCCGATCAAGTCAGTGAGCTGAGATTTTctattctaaacatgaactactgttacagcaacatggactactggtgtcccacacaactcaatgtccactgtgtgaagcagccaaacacatgcctgctcctctcgttaactgagataaactgctggcatattggttttacatctatactgtccagtctctcctggtggacacacagcagcattgtttaatctcatttgagtCATTGTTAACCGTAGCCAACTTTTTAGTCTtctgagagcactgaagcttctttcagcctcaGTACCTGCGTTCTATCCtcagattaaaattattattaagtgCCTGATGTGCCTCATGTTTGGCCCTGGCTCTTCCCCTCTGACTGCACTAGGACATATTGCcacctgataaaataacacaCTGATTCGTGCCATATAAAACGTGAGACGtgtcaattcagattctttgtcaaatacactaatgaatcaatttacatcagcagcctaacaattgtcatgataataaatactatttaatctacagcaccaaatcatcagtcagtcacctgtgaGCTCACCTCTCCACCTCTGTctgagctacaacatggcagagctgcctctgtcacctgatcaataacagtgagacattccacatacatgcagtcacacatgtgcttcaaatacagtcatgaaccaACAAGTCATCATCAaatttcacctgtgatcttgtatcaccattgctctctgagctttgtgttggttctgctgtcacctgacaaataggacatacatgacaataagaataaaatgtggagctgcttcagtgtttctgtgactttgtgcagatcttgactgatcagtaatgtttgtaggctgagtgcatttttaaaacaatgtgtgcaaactgcactacaaggtggatATTTGCAAAAGCATGACTTCCTCATGacattttgtctcaaaaattaaccctatgaataCGTCAGTGCCATTAGGATGtaattattgtgtcaccaacattttaacgttagacatataattctaacagcctctgtaaactaatacTGTTCGaggctgccgttttctctgacagtttcaatcaaaattagaaatgctgctctgagactgagagaactaatagtgctgcctgttgtgcagttagtttccaaaacacgttattcatggttacatacaattttagactgatgtgggccaaagcctagcacagcctgtaacgttattatgacggacacattttatgagttaatttggctttaagtgacttgcaggtttctttgaaaaatactttcttatatccaggttcttcctttttgctgccatcctcctctcctgcagGCTTGcagctgctaaaactaaacagagctccctgaaaggctcagccaatcacattggccatatttgtcacatgaggtaggactccagtagagaacgtaatttaaccctttctgcaccgctgggtgaatgagacgctgacagatcttttttttttcttttctttctatcgggtttgattttctttactcgaatagatcaaattattggtggggacatgtcccttccgtccatgccaaatctacgcccttgctcCTTAGACTATCTGGGATAATAAATTTCATATTGCATGCATATATGTCTACCAATTAAATCTGGCCTGAGGTCTGCCatgttttaaattcagttaTTTCTCTCAGAAATTTGAGATCAAAATTACGACTGTGTTACCTTTATACTGTCACTAGTTAGTGCAAATAGCTCAATGGGACAtagaaacctttaaattaaattccatCACCTGATATATATTCTCAAATAATATCAAAGCTTTGAAAGCTGTTTACGGTCAGAATTTTTTGAAAactgtaattgtaaataaattcaaacaattgagcttctctctctgtgttaaaTATAATTCCCCAAAGCAATGATAACTTCATTGTATCCACAGAACGGAGTTCCAAGCTCGAGTGAATAAATAACTACTTGATATCTTCAGTGGCACAGGAGACGAGTGGACATCATATTTCTTGCAATGATGCAATAAATGACTTTGCCTCTAGAAAAACTAGAAAACAGGTTCAAagaagagggaggagaaaaGTAGAGTTATGTTTGATTTCTAAACCGTGTTTGATATCTTGTTTTGGGAAGCTCAGGTAGATATTATTGGCTCATCATTCAAACCCTTTTTACTGCAGACAGGCACAGTGCAATACTCATTACACTAGAATTTAAAATCTGACATTTTACTTGATGCCAGAGGAGAGTCCTGAGGGtcgttttacatttaaaaaatgcaaatttaaaaatatgtacagTTTGAATATAG
The DNA window shown above is from Astatotilapia calliptera chromosome 11, fAstCal1.2, whole genome shotgun sequence and carries:
- the LOC113031665 gene encoding uncharacterized protein LOC113031665; translated protein: METHQLIQCGDVDGKKRQPKSTAKALENQIERLQTERHTKINKIKKVVKIIKELKQSEDNVSTVQAQLENLSVLLNEATRLHETLLPLLPQEEQEKQTAWFISVKAHNTEFVEEIKKWLRDAKGNPQSKNQVSELDLPHLNPPGVESSDVLPAGNGSGASRHTGNVGKGAAIDDVNPSDSVSNVASRSCRKSKSSLSGSMVSSALSARIMAEADMAALLVRQRLLKEKHALEEQETQLKKRKELLDLETEIAASAAEVNVLKVSEMSRVSSAVNGKSDGMNSYLEREQGRLGVLNPNAPTFKPVTRAPGPPEVYEDPKPPSTRSCVVLLCPVLKCF
- the LOC113032722 gene encoding apoptosis-associated speck-like protein containing a CARD isoform X2, which translates into the protein MESLIQLLSETLGNLSDSELMDLKKGLKRKYNSAVPWRLLKVADPQDTVFLMLQAYGQQSVKKTMEMKMTDLTQQLSDSSSEPTRKHFVDKHRVQLIQRVSNIAPILDELQDKEVIDQEQYDKIRALPTSQDRMRELYSGPLKASAACKDVFYESLLANEKFLVEDLSKK
- the LOC113032722 gene encoding apoptosis-associated speck-like protein containing a CARD isoform X1, with amino-acid sequence MPENGSEVETMESLIQLLSETLGNLSDSELMDLKKGLKRKYNSAVPWRLLKVADPQDTVFLMLQAYGQQSVKKTMEMKMTDLTQQLSDSSSEPTRKHFVDKHRVQLIQRVSNIAPILDELQDKEVIDQEQYDKIRALPTSQDRMRELYSGPLKASAACKDVFYESLLANEKFLVEDLSKK